In Listeria swaminathanii, a single window of DNA contains:
- a CDS encoding IDEAL domain-containing protein: protein MEFYKSLDFRKVVFSSCFLFFLGILQFFKIVINMGEGVVVVEMRDFSNSLMNQVGVLKGEKELTNVFIECFLTMLLEERKLEQLRAEIDKALDNRNKAKFMQLTEKMNKIQQEMLAFE, encoded by the coding sequence ATGGAATTTTACAAGTCATTAGATTTTCGTAAAGTTGTATTTTCAAGCTGTTTTCTGTTTTTTCTTGGCATATTACAATTTTTCAAGATTGTAATAAATATGGGTGAAGGAGTGGTAGTCGTGGAAATGCGTGATTTTTCTAATTCATTGATGAATCAGGTGGGTGTCCTTAAAGGAGAAAAAGAATTAACAAACGTTTTTATCGAATGCTTCCTGACGATGCTCCTAGAAGAGAGAAAATTAGAACAACTTAGAGCTGAAATTGATAAAGCTCTCGATAATAGGAACAAGGCGAAATTTATGCAACTCACAGAAAAAATGAATAAAATTCAACAGGAAATGCTGGCTTTTGAGTAA
- a CDS encoding competence protein ComK encodes MKKEQISTQFYEVNPHTMIIFPKKSGSIVYSEIYEVDSHYTSKFTPFELIKTSCNFFGSSYEGRKEGTKHLIGVTHKPPIIIDPVTSTYVFPTVAPSSTECIWIFPQHIKDYQAIGFNHTLIRFSNLETFEIDMSLASFNNQIARTSMLHMKFSQKMRIMESNFPSMNMFFPPTTLAAESRRFYTTMLPDNEDPKDPEQ; translated from the coding sequence ATGAAAAAAGAACAAATCAGTACTCAGTTTTATGAAGTAAACCCGCACACGATGATTATTTTTCCAAAAAAATCTGGAAGTATAGTCTATTCAGAAATTTATGAAGTTGATTCTCATTATACTTCTAAATTTACCCCGTTTGAGTTAATTAAAACCAGCTGTAACTTTTTCGGATCAAGCTATGAGGGTCGTAAAGAGGGAACGAAGCACTTAATAGGTGTCACCCATAAGCCACCTATTATTATTGATCCCGTTACCTCCACTTATGTATTCCCAACAGTAGCACCAAGTTCAACAGAATGTATTTGGATTTTCCCGCAACATATTAAAGACTATCAAGCGATTGGATTTAATCACACGCTAATAAGATTTTCTAATTTGGAAACTTTTGAAATTGATATGTCTTTAGCATCATTTAATAATCAAATCGCTAGAACCTCCATGTTACATATGAAATTTTCTCAAAAAATGCGTATTATGGAGAGTAATTTCCCTTCAATGAATATGTTTTTCCCACCTACTACTCTTGCCGCTGAATCTAGACGTTTCTACACTACGATGCTTCCTGATAATGAAGATCCAAAAGATCCAGAGCAGTAA
- a CDS encoding helix-turn-helix domain-containing protein has translation MEFGEKLIHLRKKNRLTQKQLAMKIGTTASTISKYENDNHRPPIFILAKLAEILGTTTDFLLDDVAGLREKNSVNAFPLIGNPELEKWYLELPYTYSEDELLMLKRIADAIENKK, from the coding sequence TTGGAATTTGGAGAAAAATTAATTCATTTGAGAAAGAAAAATAGATTAACGCAAAAACAATTAGCAATGAAAATTGGAACAACTGCATCCACAATAAGCAAATATGAAAATGATAACCACCGACCGCCAATCTTTATTTTGGCTAAATTAGCAGAAATCCTTGGAACAACAACAGATTTCTTATTAGATGATGTAGCAGGCTTACGAGAAAAAAATTCAGTAAACGCCTTTCCTTTAATTGGAAATCCTGAACTTGAGAAATGGTATTTAGAATTACCATATACATATTCAGAAGATGAATTATTGATGTTAAAACGAATTGCCGATGCGATTGAGAATAAAAAATAA
- a CDS encoding PTS fructose transporter subunit IIABC: MRITDLLSKDVMIMSLQATTKEAAIDEMIASLKSKGKINDEALFKEAIMNREAQSSTGVGEGIAMPHAKTKAVNEPTVVFAKSEKGLDYDALDGQPAHLFFMIAAPDGANATHLETLAALSRLLVHPAFVQSLKDAKTPDEVINLFNHEQEDSEETVVTPTANNDTGKSVVAVTACPTGIAHTYMAAEKLQETANKLGVRIKVETNGSRGVENRLTDKEIAEADGVIIAADVQVDMPRFNGKHLIAKPVAAGIHKPEELINEAISGNAPVYKAEEGSQAVESADGLSIGQQIYKHLMSGVSHMLPFVIGGGIAIAIAFMLDQMLGVPQDQLAKLGSYNEIPALLKQIGDVAFGFMLPVFAGYIAYSISDRPGLVAGFVAGGVASVGGAGFLGALVGGFLAGYAVELVKLALKKLPKTLDGIKVVLFYPVLSVLIVGLLMLLLNVPMSALNTWLNDFLNSLSGTNAVILGLLLGAMMAADLGGPINKAAYIFATGTLAASVATGGSAIMAATMAAGMVPPLATFVATLIFRNKFTPQERDAGLTNSILGASFITEGAIPFAAADPLRMIPSFIAGSAITGAIVMFLNIKVLAPHGGVFVIFLVSQPWFYIIAIIIGTLISAALIGVLRKKPTV, from the coding sequence ATGAGAATCACTGATTTATTAAGCAAAGATGTCATGATTATGTCATTACAAGCAACGACGAAAGAAGCTGCCATTGATGAAATGATTGCTTCACTGAAAAGCAAAGGGAAAATTAATGATGAGGCTCTTTTCAAAGAAGCGATAATGAACCGCGAAGCACAAAGCTCTACTGGTGTAGGTGAAGGAATCGCGATGCCACACGCAAAAACAAAAGCGGTAAATGAACCGACAGTTGTTTTTGCTAAAAGTGAAAAGGGATTAGATTATGATGCTTTAGATGGTCAACCAGCGCATTTATTCTTTATGATAGCCGCTCCAGATGGTGCTAATGCAACACATTTAGAAACATTAGCAGCACTTTCTAGATTATTAGTGCATCCAGCATTTGTTCAATCTTTAAAAGACGCTAAAACACCAGACGAAGTAATCAATCTCTTTAATCATGAACAAGAAGACTCAGAAGAAACAGTTGTTACTCCAACAGCTAATAATGATACTGGTAAATCAGTCGTAGCAGTTACAGCATGCCCAACAGGTATTGCCCACACGTATATGGCTGCAGAAAAATTACAAGAAACAGCAAATAAATTAGGCGTACGAATTAAAGTAGAAACAAATGGTTCTAGAGGTGTTGAAAACCGCCTAACTGATAAAGAAATTGCTGAAGCGGACGGCGTTATTATTGCAGCAGACGTACAAGTAGATATGCCTCGTTTTAATGGAAAGCATTTAATTGCTAAACCAGTTGCAGCGGGAATTCATAAACCAGAAGAACTGATTAATGAAGCAATTTCAGGAAATGCTCCAGTTTATAAAGCGGAAGAAGGCAGTCAAGCAGTAGAAAGCGCAGATGGCCTTTCAATTGGTCAACAAATATACAAACACTTAATGAGTGGTGTTTCTCATATGCTGCCATTTGTAATTGGTGGCGGTATCGCAATCGCTATTGCATTCATGCTTGACCAAATGTTAGGTGTGCCTCAAGATCAACTTGCCAAACTAGGTTCATACAATGAAATTCCAGCATTATTAAAACAAATTGGTGATGTTGCATTTGGTTTTATGCTTCCAGTATTTGCTGGTTATATTGCCTACAGTATATCGGATAGACCGGGACTTGTAGCCGGTTTTGTAGCAGGCGGAGTGGCGTCTGTAGGTGGCGCAGGATTCCTTGGCGCGTTAGTTGGTGGTTTCCTTGCAGGCTATGCAGTAGAATTAGTTAAATTAGCACTTAAAAAGTTACCAAAAACGTTAGATGGTATTAAAGTAGTTTTATTCTATCCAGTTTTATCCGTATTAATTGTCGGACTTTTAATGCTATTACTCAATGTGCCAATGAGCGCATTAAATACTTGGTTAAATGATTTCTTAAATAGTTTAAGTGGAACAAATGCAGTTATTCTAGGATTGCTACTCGGAGCTATGATGGCAGCCGATTTAGGTGGCCCAATTAACAAAGCAGCTTATATCTTTGCAACCGGAACCCTAGCAGCAAGTGTAGCAACAGGAGGTAGTGCGATTATGGCAGCAACAATGGCTGCTGGTATGGTACCACCGCTTGCAACTTTTGTAGCAACGCTTATTTTCAGAAATAAATTTACACCTCAAGAACGTGATGCAGGCTTAACTAACTCAATTCTAGGAGCTTCATTCATTACAGAAGGAGCTATCCCATTTGCAGCAGCAGATCCACTTCGAATGATTCCAAGCTTCATTGCTGGAAGTGCTATCACAGGTGCGATTGTTATGTTCTTGAATATTAAAGTATTAGCACCACACGGAGGAGTTTTCGTTATCTTCTTAGTATCTCAACCATGGTTCTATATTATTGCAATTATTATTGGAACATTAATCAGTGCCGCATTAATTGGTGTTCTACGTAAGAAACCAACTGTATAA
- the pfkB gene encoding 1-phosphofructokinase → MIYTITLNPSIDYIVQIDQLNLGELNRMKQDYKLPGGKGINVSRVLSQLNVPSLATGFLGGFTGNFIKDWLQNEGIKTGFVTVKDDTRINIKLKHGEETEINGLGPAISENEINEFLKVMDKVTAGDIVILSGSVPPSLGNDFYNRIIQICKEKQAEFMIDTTGQELLDALPNRPILIKPNHHELAELFGVKLNSVEELIPYGKKCLELGAQHVIVSMADDGALLFTGEDVYFADALKGELKNSVGAGDSMIAGFVGTFDKTKDPVKAFAAGVATGGATAFSTDLAQKELIDELLPQVKITKITGRN, encoded by the coding sequence ATGATTTATACAATTACTTTAAACCCATCAATTGATTATATTGTGCAAATCGACCAACTAAACCTTGGCGAACTCAATCGCATGAAACAAGATTATAAATTACCTGGTGGCAAAGGAATCAATGTCAGCAGAGTACTAAGTCAATTGAACGTACCAAGTCTTGCTACAGGGTTTTTAGGTGGATTTACAGGCAATTTTATCAAAGACTGGTTGCAAAACGAAGGTATAAAAACCGGTTTTGTAACAGTAAAAGATGACACTCGTATTAATATTAAGCTAAAACACGGAGAAGAAACGGAAATTAATGGTCTAGGGCCAGCAATTTCTGAAAATGAAATCAATGAATTTTTAAAAGTGATGGATAAAGTAACTGCTGGCGATATTGTTATTTTATCTGGAAGCGTACCCCCTTCACTTGGAAATGATTTTTACAATAGAATAATCCAGATTTGTAAAGAAAAACAAGCTGAATTTATGATTGATACAACTGGTCAAGAGTTACTAGATGCACTGCCAAATCGTCCAATCCTTATTAAGCCAAATCATCACGAACTAGCAGAACTATTTGGTGTTAAATTAAATAGCGTGGAAGAACTCATTCCATACGGAAAAAAATGCCTGGAATTAGGTGCACAACATGTAATCGTATCTATGGCTGATGATGGTGCGCTTCTATTTACAGGAGAAGATGTTTACTTCGCTGATGCCTTAAAAGGAGAACTGAAAAATTCCGTGGGCGCCGGTGACTCAATGATTGCTGGATTTGTAGGTACTTTTGATAAAACAAAAGACCCAGTTAAAGCATTTGCTGCAGGAGTTGCAACAGGTGGAGCAACAGCATTCTCAACAGATTTAGCCCAAAAAGAACTAATAGACGAATTATTACCACAAGTGAAGATAACTAAAATAACAGGGAGGAACTAA
- a CDS encoding DeoR/GlpR family DNA-binding transcription regulator: MLNAERKQLIMESIEKLGVIKLQELVEGLATSESTIRRDLIELEEQGLIQRVHGGAKLVKLHNQEPSMNEKSFKNIQSKKEIAAYCASLVEENDCIYLDAGSTTLELITHLANRNITVVTNGLTHIEELVRQNIDAYLLGGKMKVHTKAIIGAVALDNIQNYHFDKAFIGTNAMHPEHGYTTPDMEEAFVKRAAKERADRVFVVADHTKFNEVNFSKMFSIEEATIVTDYIPSAVKESFIQKTKIIEVEK; this comes from the coding sequence ATGTTAAATGCAGAGCGTAAACAACTTATTATGGAGAGTATTGAGAAGCTTGGTGTGATTAAATTACAAGAATTAGTTGAAGGTCTTGCTACCTCAGAGTCGACCATTCGCCGCGATTTAATCGAATTAGAAGAACAAGGATTAATCCAGCGTGTACACGGCGGAGCAAAACTTGTAAAACTTCACAATCAAGAACCAAGTATGAATGAAAAATCATTCAAAAACATTCAAAGTAAAAAAGAAATTGCTGCATACTGTGCAAGTTTAGTGGAAGAAAATGATTGTATCTATCTAGATGCAGGATCCACAACATTAGAATTAATTACTCATCTAGCAAATCGAAACATCACAGTAGTTACAAATGGATTGACCCATATCGAAGAACTAGTTCGTCAAAATATTGATGCTTATCTTTTAGGCGGCAAAATGAAAGTGCATACAAAAGCAATTATTGGTGCCGTTGCCTTAGATAATATTCAGAATTACCATTTTGATAAAGCTTTCATTGGCACTAATGCGATGCATCCGGAGCATGGCTACACAACACCTGATATGGAAGAAGCATTTGTTAAACGGGCTGCAAAAGAACGTGCTGATCGCGTTTTTGTTGTAGCGGATCATACAAAATTTAATGAAGTGAATTTTTCAAAAATGTTTTCAATAGAAGAAGCAACTATTGTGACAGACTATATTCCTTCTGCGGTAAAAGAATCCTTTATCCAAAAAACTAAAATAATCGAGGTAGAAAAATGA
- the pepC gene encoding aminopeptidase C: MHKELTFDQLDSFSKKWRENPDKLVFQASIMKNGIKAATENPASKISIQPVFSHEVATDKVSNQQQSGRCWMFAALNTFRHKLNGTLGLKDFELSQNYTNFWDKLEKANYFLENIIETANKDEDSRLVSWLLDTPQQDGGQWDMLVSIIEKYGVVPKSAMPETFQSSKSADLNHLLNERLRTDAVILRKAVNDKKDTASLKEEMLAEVYQLLVMTLGEPPKVFDFEYRNKDNEFKQDLQITPKDFYERYVDMDLKDYIPLINAPTKDKPFNQAFTVDYLGNIVNGAPIKYLNVEMDVLKKAAADQIKDGETVWFGCDVGQLSEKTTGIMDTDIFLFNQTFGFKTAMTKAERLDYKHSMLTHAMVLTGVNIAGGEVNRWKVENSWGESIGNKGYFVASDAWMDEFTFQVVVHKKYLSKELLEAFLKEPIALKPWDPMGSLAL; the protein is encoded by the coding sequence ATGCATAAGGAATTAACATTTGATCAATTAGATAGTTTTTCAAAAAAATGGCGTGAAAATCCAGATAAATTGGTATTTCAAGCTAGCATTATGAAAAATGGGATTAAAGCCGCTACTGAGAATCCAGCTTCCAAAATTAGCATTCAACCCGTTTTTTCTCATGAGGTTGCTACAGATAAAGTTTCCAATCAACAGCAAAGTGGTAGATGTTGGATGTTTGCAGCATTAAATACGTTTCGTCACAAATTGAACGGAACGCTTGGTTTAAAGGATTTTGAGCTATCACAGAATTATACTAATTTTTGGGACAAACTAGAGAAAGCCAATTATTTTTTAGAAAATATTATTGAAACAGCAAATAAGGATGAGGATAGTCGCTTAGTTTCATGGTTGTTAGATACACCACAACAAGATGGTGGCCAGTGGGATATGTTAGTTTCGATTATTGAAAAATATGGGGTGGTTCCTAAATCTGCCATGCCTGAAACATTCCAGAGTAGCAAGTCGGCAGATTTAAACCATTTATTGAATGAGAGACTTCGTACGGATGCGGTTATTTTGAGAAAGGCTGTCAATGACAAGAAAGATACTGCCAGCTTGAAAGAAGAAATGCTTGCTGAGGTTTATCAACTCTTGGTTATGACGCTTGGTGAGCCGCCGAAAGTATTTGATTTTGAATATCGAAATAAGGACAATGAATTTAAGCAAGATTTGCAAATTACTCCTAAAGATTTTTATGAACGTTATGTAGATATGGATTTGAAAGATTATATTCCGCTTATTAATGCGCCGACTAAGGATAAACCTTTTAATCAGGCTTTCACGGTCGATTATTTGGGGAATATTGTCAACGGAGCGCCTATTAAGTATTTGAATGTGGAAATGGATGTATTAAAAAAAGCTGCCGCAGATCAAATCAAAGATGGCGAGACTGTTTGGTTTGGCTGTGATGTTGGTCAGCTTTCGGAAAAAACTACTGGTATTATGGATACGGATATTTTCTTGTTTAATCAAACTTTTGGATTTAAAACGGCTATGACGAAAGCAGAGCGCCTTGATTATAAACACAGTATGCTCACACATGCGATGGTTCTAACTGGAGTAAATATTGCCGGTGGTGAGGTAAATCGCTGGAAAGTGGAAAATAGTTGGGGAGAATCGATTGGTAACAAAGGCTATTTCGTTGCTAGTGATGCTTGGATGGATGAATTTACATTCCAAGTAGTTGTTCATAAAAAATATTTATCTAAAGAATTACTCGAAGCCTTTCTTAAAGAGCCAATTGCATTAAAACCTTGGGATCCAATGGGCTCGCTGGCACTTTAA
- a CDS encoding DUF523 domain-containing protein, translated as MIAVSACLAGIACRYDGKDKEIIKIKQMVENGEAIPFCPEVIGGLPTPRFPAEIVGGDGKDVWLGRAKVVDNQGTDVTEEYKNGASLTLAKMKELGITQIIMKEKSPSCGSCAIYDGTFSGKIKDGTGVAAALFQMNDIKIISEFTI; from the coding sequence ATGATAGCAGTAAGCGCTTGTTTAGCGGGAATTGCCTGTAGATATGATGGAAAAGATAAAGAAATTATTAAAATAAAGCAAATGGTTGAAAATGGCGAAGCAATTCCTTTTTGCCCAGAAGTTATAGGTGGACTGCCAACACCGAGGTTTCCAGCAGAGATAGTAGGCGGAGACGGTAAAGATGTCTGGTTAGGCCGTGCCAAGGTCGTGGATAATCAGGGAACAGATGTAACAGAAGAATACAAAAACGGAGCGAGCCTCACTCTAGCTAAAATGAAAGAACTCGGAATTACACAAATAATTATGAAGGAAAAAAGCCCATCTTGCGGTAGCTGTGCTATTTACGACGGCACCTTCTCCGGAAAAATAAAAGACGGTACCGGCGTAGCAGCAGCTCTTTTTCAAATGAACGACATAAAAATCATTTCAGAATTTACGATTTAA